From Candidatus Nanohalococcus occultus:
CTATTGTGTATTCGCCGTTTTCCTGTTGTTCATAGTGTGGTCCGAGCATCGCAAGCGCTGCTAGCAGCGATAAAACGAGAACCCAGATCCTCCACTCTGTTGCCATCTTCTTTAATTCCATGGAGTTTTCACCTCGCCATTAACGTATTTTTTCAGAACTATCGCGTTACCCAGCCATGTAAGCGGCATATCTGCCAGAAGACCCATAACCATGACCGCAGCTATGTTTGATAGCTCCGAAGGCCCTACAATCGAGCTTGATACAAAGTAAAGCAGTATAAATCCTGCTATACCTCCCGAACTCATCGTCACACCGGTCTTTATCGAACTCCATACCCGTGATTTCACCGATCCGCGGTTACGTTTGAGTACGCGGGTCGAGAGTACGATATCGGTATCGACCGAGTAACCAATAAGCATCAACAATGCTGCGAGCGATCCAAGCGTTAACGGAATGCCAAGTATCGACATACCTGCCGCTGCGATCAAAACATCTCCCAGTGCTGCGAAGATTACCGCCAGCGAAGGCACAACGTCCTTGAAGGCGACGAAGATCACCAGACTCATTATAGTAAATGCTAAGGCGAAAGCAACCTGTGCCTGCTGGAAGAACGCTCCGGAAACCGATGGAGATATCGATCGGAATCCTTCAGCCGTCGCCTGAATCCCCGCATCATTTAGAATTGTCTCTGCCTGTTCTTCTGAAAGTTCTGGAGGCGGCAGACTTACGAGAAGTAAAGTATTGTTTCCCGATATCTGTTTTACGGCCTGAACATCGTTTCTACCGGAATCTTGGAAGGCTCGTTCTGCCTGAACTGCTGTAAACTCTCCTTGTACCGAATAAGTTATCTCAGTTCCTCCTGTAAAGTCGATTCCTTTCTGAAGGAACTCTCCGTTCGTCGCAGCGTTAAATCCGAGGATTCCGATCGCAAGAACCATCAGAGCCACGGGTACAATCATGTATTTGTCGTAGTCGTCATAAACCCGGTCAAACAGTTTTTCAGGCTTCACAAATTCCTAATTCTCTTGAAATCCTTTTAAATCACTTGGAGAGGTTGTCTGTTGCTGCTCGGCGGTTAAAGCCGCGAGAAGCTTAAAAAGACTGGCCAGCCAGTTCAGTGTGTATGGACGCGGCCGGAAAACTTGATTTTGATTTTGAACAGCTTGATTTTAAAGAAATACTAAAGACCAACTGGGCTTTTGTGGCGGCCGGAGCGATCGCAATGCTCGGTTTCTGGCTTCGTTTCAGCCCTGCCCAGGGAATGCAGTACTTACAGGCACTTGACCCTTACATGATCTTCAGGCTAAGCCAGCACTTAGCCTTGGAAGGAACCTTCCCTCAGCTTGACTTTCTGCGTTACTTCCCGTATGCCGCACCTACATATACATTGAACCAGGGCGATATTCTGATCCCTGCCGTACTCTACCAGTTTGGGCCTTCAATGTTTATGAGCTACCTCGAGTGGGGTAAGATGTACCCAGCTATCATGGGAGGACTAGGGGTTTTCGCATCCTTCCTTTTCGCCAGAGAGGTCTGGGACGATTACGCTGGAGTTTTCTCCGCATTCTTCCTGGCAACAGTAGCAGGAGCAATGCACCGTACTTCCGCAGGTTTCTTCGAGAAAGAACCGCTCGGAACCTTCCTGATGCTTATGTCGATGTACTTTTTCGTCCGATGCTGGAAAAGAAAAGAGAAATTCACCGGGATTTTCTCGGGAGTTATGCTCGGACTTTTCACGATATCATGGGGAGGATCGAAGATGCTATGGCTTCTTTACCCAATGGTTGTAGGCGTTGTCGCCTTGATGGACAGAGACATCGAGCAGCTGATCATGGCCTACACACCGACCGTTTTGGTTGGAGCAGGCCTCGCAGCTGCCTTGAACCCATCGCGTTTCTGGTTTACAAGCACCTTTTTCCTTGTGAACCTTGGAATGTTAGGTCTTGTCTGGACGCGTTTCCTAGCCGAGGAGCTACAGTTAGTTGAGAAAGAACAGCTGAGCTACCTGGTTCCAAGTATCTCAGTCCTCGGCGGAGTATTACTCTTAGCCTCACCGCTTTACTCGAAGTTCCTTGGCTCGAAGGTTATGGGGCTTATAGGCACAGTAACTGTTTCAAACTCAGGCACTGACGTGATCGCAGGAACTGTCGCGGAAAACCAGGGTGCCACACTCAGCCAGATTATCGGACAGCTAGGAGCATTGCCGGCAGCGCAGATAAACACCGGACTCGGGCTTCTAGGACATCTTGTAGGTCCTTGGACTCTTTCATTTATTGGAACGGCTATGCTTGGTACGATTTTCGCATTGATGGTTGGGAAGAGATTCAATGTTCTGGATGATTCTGAGATCCAGCTGCTTTCATACTACAAGCTTCTGGCCTCAATCTTCCTGCTCTGGATTATCTCTTTCAGCATATTCTTCAAAGAATCAATCTTCCTAGCAGTTGTGCCAGCCACATTAGTCTTTATCGTAGCGGCTACGCTAAACTACGCCTGGAACGAGATGGAGGGAACCTTTAAGATACCGGAAAACTGGTACGTCATACTGCCATTCTTCTGGGTCATAACAAACGTTTTAGCAGCAGTCACGAGATCCCGGCTAGTATTCCTCTCAACATTCTCCGTAGCAGTCGTAGGAGGATACGCAGCCTCAAAGGCATTCAAAGGACTCAAAGAGCTAGACTATTCGAAGATCGATCCTGAGAACGCAAAAGAACTCAAGGCAGGACTCCTAGCAGCCATAGTAGGAGCCATAATGCTTGTAAACGGAGCATCTGGTTTCGCAGCAGCTCAAGGAATCTCAGGGTCCCCTAACTCAGCCTGGATGGATAACCTTGACTGGATGGAAAACGAGACGCCTGAAGGATCAGTCATTCTTTCCTGGTGGGACTACGGATACTACTTCGAGTCAATCGGACGACGAGCAGCGGCTGCGGACGGAGGAAACCAAAAGTACTACTCCGATGAAGTATTCGGAAAGACTAACTACCCTATAGCCGATTTCCTTACCGGAACAGATCCGATGAATCACACGGATCTGCTGGAACGGCACAGCATCGATTACATCGTACTTGATTCGAGGATGCTTGGCAAGTACGGTGCTGTGAGCCAGATCGCTAACAGGGACAACAGCGAGTTCAGCGCGATGCGTATGGCCTCGACAAACAACGTTCGGCCGGGACTGGGCAACGGATCAGCTGCCTTCACAGCTCAGTTGCCACGGACAGCGGTTTACGCAGAGCTTGAATCCTCCGGGAACTCAATTAGTTTCGAGAACCCTCCGATTGTCGAAAGCGTTTACGGACGTGGACGGGTTGACTGTACCCTGACCGAGGAAAACGGGATCACGCGGTTCGACACGCCTTCAAACCAGACGGCGAAGCTTCCTAAGGTATGGTTCGATCGCCCGGCGGAACAAAGAGAAGTAGTCGAAGTCTGTGCGGCAGAGCATCCGTACTACAGCTTCGAGAGAGGGATGAGCGGAGGCACAGCCCAAATAGTGCTTGTTCCGAAAAATATCGTAGAATCAAACCTCGTTGACCTTTACCTGATGAACGGCCAGGGCATAGACTATGTAGAGCCGGTACCGGAAGGTTCAAACGGTTATGTAAGAGCCTGGGAAGTCGATCTCGAAGGACAATGATCGAGCTTGTTCCTTCCCTGCTGATCGGCTTTCTAACCGTGCTTATCGGTGCGCCTTACGCCAAGACCTATCTCTTAGCTTCCGGCATATTCGGAGTCGACCAGCAAAAGGAAGACAAGCCCTGGATTCCGACCTCGGGAGGCGTCTTGGTCTTGTTCGGATTCATATTTTCAGTTACTTCTTTCCTGGGAGTTTCCTCACTACTTAATATACCTTTAAACGACGCAGGAGTGTTAGCTGCTTTAAGCTCAGTTACTCTGATTGCTTTAATCGGTTTACTCGACGATATACATGTTAACATTGAATTAATTGTGAAAGAAGAGCTGGATATAAAGACTGAGGAAGTGGAGTTCGATTTCCTCCAGCAGTTTGAATCGGAGCTACCTCATCAGAAAGCCAGCAAGTACTTCCAGACCATGGTGACGAAAAAGGAATCAGCCGATACAATGGTTCGGGAAGGGCTTGGACAGACACCGAAGATGATCTTCGTCCTGCCCGCAGTATTTCCGTTGATAGCGGTAAGTGCGGGATCGACCGAGATGATTCTGCCGTTTATAGGATACTTTGACTGGGGTATTTTCTACCCCTTAGTGCTTTTACCTATAGGACTACTGTTTGTCTCAAACGTTGTAAATATGCTCGCAGGTACTAACGGACTCGCAGCCTCATTGAGCATGGTAGCAGCTACAGCACTCGGCATCCGGGCTTTGATGGCTTCTAACCTCGAGGCCGCACTGATAGGTTTAAGCCTAGCAGCCTGCTTAGCGGCTTTTCTTTACTATAATCTTTACCCTGCCTCTTTCCTCCCCGGAGATTCATTGACTTATCTCTGCGGAGCCGCACTGTTTTCGACAATGGTTCTTGGAAACATGGAGAAGTTCGGAGTCTTCATATTCACGCCTTGGATCACAGAGTTTTTCCTTAAAGCCAGAGGAGGTTTCAAACCACACTCATGGGGCATTCTACAGGAAGACAGAAGTCTGAAACCGCAACACGAGAAAACCTACTCTCTTACACACCCGTTGATGCGTAGAGGCTACACTGAGCCACAGATCACCCGGATACTGACAGGCCTAGAAGTTTTAATCTGCGGACTAGCACTATACTTAGCAAGCACAGGATTACTATGAAAGAACAACTCGAAGAACTGACAGATCGGATACCAGACAAACGCTTCCTACTTTTACTTGGGATTCTAGTGTTCGCCGGCTTCCTGCGGTTCAAATACGCGTTCTTCGAGGGAATGTGGATTGATGAAGGCCGTTACGGACGTATAGCGGCCTCAGTATCCCAGCACCTATGGGATTACTCTACGAACTCAGAGCTGTACGGCCAGATAACAGGCCATCCTCCGGTATACCCTTACCTGCTGGCCATCTCGGTTTTGATTTTCGGCAACAACGAGTTCGCACTACGTATTGTAAGCCCTATCGTATCTCTGGCAACCATAGCGTTGATATATAAGTTCGGAGCGGAGATACGCGACCGGGAAACCGGTTTAATCGCCGCAGCTTTACTTTCAGTCAACCCTATCTTCTGGTTCCTCTCAGAAAGAATTCTGATAGGAGTTACACTGACCTTCATGTATACTGCGACAATGCTGGCTTTCTGGTACGGCCTTGAAGACCGCAAGTACTCTAAATACAGTCTTTACGCTGCTGGACCGTTGACACTTCTAACAGTGCTTACAAAACAGCCTGGATATGCTTTAGGCGCGATTCTGCCGCTTTACTTTGTTTACCGGAAACAAGATGCTTTCCGAGACGCATGGAAGAAACGAAAGATCCGGGGAACGGCGTTATACCGCGAACTGACAGATAGGAAATACTATATTTCCGCAGGATTAGGTATCCTGACAATCACCCCGTGGATGTTGCGTAACATGTCTACATGCGGTTTCCCGTTGTGTAGCTTCCAGCGCGCATTAAGCTTTGCCGGACGGGATGTAACCAATCCAGCTGTACAGCACATTCAGGGACTTTACTTTTTCGTTTCATCACTTCCTTTGATGCTTACCCTGCCAGTAGCCGCATTCATTTTCGGCCGGCTGGCTTACGCAGGTATGAAAAGCTATGAGGAGAACGCAGAGCTAACAGCTTACAAGATAGCCACCTATCTCGGCGGAACCGTATTGCTCTTTGTTTTGATGGAAAAACTTGTGCCAATGTTTCTTCTGGCCGGGCTGGCTCTTTTCACCCGGACGGACTTCGAGAAACTTGGATGGATCTGGGCCGGAATAGGGATCGGCTTCATGTCGATACCTGCGACAAAGGATCCACGCTACATCGTTTTCACAATGCCGGCGTTAATCTTAACTGCTTCTCTAGGAGTAAGAAGCTTCACAGTCTGGCTATCCAATCTTATAGGACGTTCAGAGATTAAAACATTTGGAATAACAGCCTTGATTGTCTTACCGATGGTTTTTATGGGCTATAACCAGGGACTTGGAGATGTGCAGAGAGGAGGTTACAGCCATCTTGAGCCTGCTGGAGATTTCATAGATGAGAACGCACCGCTTGACAGCAATGTAGCTGCTACCTCGAACGGACAGTTCTGGTACTACATACATCCACGTATGGCTTACATGCCACCTAACAACGAATCAGAGTTCCAGAACTTCTTACTTGAGAAAAACATTAGCTATGTAGAAGTTGACGTCTACGAGCCTATGCAGCCACAGTGGACTCAGACCGGTATCGCACCTTACAGACTGCCGAACTCGGTCCGGGCAGCACTTCAGTCCGGAGAGATCTCGCAAAGAGAGGCTTACAGCCGGTTCTCGAACACACCCGAATATCTTACCCCCGTAAGAAGTTACGGAGAGACTCGTTCGCCGATCAGCTCACAGCCACAGCCAGTGGTTATAGTCTACAGGGTTGAAAGAGGTATGCTGGAATGATAGCGATCCTGATACCGACGCTTAACGAAGGAGAAGCCATAAAATCAGTTATAGAAAAATTCCCCTCCAAATACCGCGGAGAAGAGATTAAAAAATACGTTATAGATGGCGACTCTTCGGACAGCACAGTTGAGAACGCAGAGGAGGCTGGCGCGCACGTAATACATCAGACTCTTGACGGCGGGAAAGGAGATGCGATGAGGGAGATACTGGCGGAAGTAGATGCAGATTACTACGTTATGATAGACGGTGATGGGACCTACGATCCGGAGGAGGTCGGAAAGTTACTTGACCCCTTACTGGACGGAGAGGCCGAACACGTTATAGGTGCGAGGAAAAACAGGGAGGCCGATGCCATACCGTTTTTCAACCGGATTGGAAACTGGTTTTTCAACAGAGCGACTTCAGTGGCAACGGGCAAAGAAGTCTCCGATATGCTTTCAGGGTACCGTGCGTTCACAAGAAACTCTATAGACTATTACGGACTTACCAGCCCTGGATTCGGAATCGAGACCGAAATGACCTTATCTACTCTCGAATCAAATCTTCCCATCAAAGAAGTCGATATCAACTATTCGGAGCGAATCGGAGAAAGCAAACTACATCCTATTGAAGACGGATGGCGCATCTTCAAGACCTTAATGTGGAGCATCCGCGATCTAAACCCTCTGAAGTTTTTCTCAGGCTCAGCTTTCCTGCTTCTAATCATAGCCAGCTACCCATCCTACCTAGTATTCGAGCAAAAACTGGCGACCGGACGAGTACAGGACCTTGGACCCGTGGTTTTTTCAGCCATGCTGATAATACTGGCCGTACAGCTCATGATATTCGGAATGCTTGCCGATCAGATAAGGAACACTGAGAAAAGACTTCGAATGACTCAAAAATGAATAGAAGACGTTTAATAGAAACCCTGACCTCTCTGCTGTTGGTCTCCGTACTCATATACTTCGCAGATCTAGGCAGAACAGTTCAAACACTCTCCAAGGTCAAACTAGAGTACTACGGTTTAGGAGTTTTACTTTTCCTATCTACGTATCTGGCAAGTGGAAGACGCTGGCAGATCATCGCAGAGTCTACCGGACACGAAATGAATCTCTTAGACGCTATAAGAGTCGTAGCCGTCTCATACAGTTTTAACAAACTGCTTCCGTGGAACTTCGGAGACATGGTGCGTTCAAAAATATCTGAAAGCTACCACAATGTCGAAAGCCACGGAAACATCCTGGGCGGAGCAGGATTCGAGCGAGTACTTGATGCGGCCAGTATATCCTTTATCATCGGAGTTGCCGCCGTGTTTACAACCACCGGCAGCCAGGTAACAGGCACAGTAGCAGCTTTCGCAGCCGTATTCATAATCGGAGCCATGCTAGTTTACTCAGGGAAGCTAGATGGCGTTATAGATCATTTTCCGGACAGATTCAGCGGATTCTTGGAGGAAACTCTCGGAGGTTTCCGGGCCGTCAGCCTTACAGAGCTTCTGGAAGTTTTAACACTCTCCCAGATAAAATGGTGGACCGAAGCTATCATTTTCTACGTTTTGGCGCTATCAATCTCTTCAGGCCTAGGTTTCTGGGATGCCGCGATCGTAACATCAATAATGAGTGTTTTCTCAGCTCTCCCTATCTCCCCTGCCGGAATAGGCCCCGGTGATGCCGCAGCAACCGGCTTGCTAGTTTATACAGGCATTCCTTATTCAACAGCCCTCTCTCTTGTAGTTTTACAGAGAACCATAGGCGTTATGGTTCAAGGAGTTATAGGCGCTATTATCTACGGCTTTGATCTTTAAACAAAGAAAAGAGAAAAGATAGAGAAAGTCAGAGTGCTAGCTGTAGTACTCCGCTATCTTCTCTAGGCCTTGTTCAAAGCTATATTCTGGCTCCCATCCAAGCACTTGCTCTGTTTTCTCAAGATCTGCACAGTGCTGTTCAACATAGTTATCACGTGGATTCTCCACGTGTTCGGCTTCAATATCTGTGCCTAGGACATTGTTCAGCTCTTTTACAACAGTATTGAAACTCTGGGGCCGACCCGTTCCAACGTTGAATACTTCTCCATCAAGCTCTTTTCTGGTTTCAGCTGCCTTGATTAAAGCGTTAGCTACGTCTTCTACATATACAAGATCTCTCTGCTGTTTTCCATCTCCCCATATCACAGGGCTTTCTCCGTTCTGAATCTTCCAGAGGAACTGAGTTACAATGTTTGCGAACTTCCCTTTAGACTTTTCATGCGGCCCGTAAACAGAGAAAAAACGGAGTCCAGTGGTCTGAATTTCCTCTCTGTAACTATAGCAGTCCGCATACACTTCCCTGGCTAGCTTTGAGGCAGTATACAGATTTGGTGGTCGGACATCGTCTTCCTCGGTATGTGGCGGCTTAACACTTCCATACATCGATGAAGTCGAAGCATAAACTACTTTTTCGACTCCTGCTTGCTTTGCGGCCTCTACAGTGTTTACAAAACCCGTGACGTTTACGTTTGCGCCTTCTGCGGCATCTTCCTTGTGCATTGGAGACGAGCTTCTGGCCGCCAAGTGGAAAACAGTGTCTACATCGGCGACTGCTTTCTCAACCTTTTTCTCATCTAGAACGCTGCCGTTAATGAACTCGATGTCGTCTTTTACGGCTTCAAGGTTTTTTTCATCACCCAGGTATAGATCATCAAGTACTACAACCTGTATATCTTGTTCTACAAGTTTTTCTACAAGATTGGAGCCGATAAATCCCGCTCCGCCTGTAACTAATGCCTTCTTCATAGTTTTCCAATGAGTCCTCTTGATTTATAGTATTACCGCGTATTACGTTTAGCTTAAAATGTGAGGGCGTGTAATTCGTATATATGAACTCGAATTTCCTCCGGACAGTGCTGGCACAGGAATCACGTGCCTACGGCTTCACTTTAGCCTTCTGGGGTTCGGGAATTGTACTGGTAGACAGTTTCGGGCTGCCAGACCTCGGGCTTGTACTGTCTTACACCGGAGGAGCCATACTAGGATTCGGTCTGATAACTCTGGCGGCTTTCAGACAGCCCTTGGAAAACGTCGAGTACGAGGAGACAGACTACATGGTTTTCAGCATGATACATTTTATCTCGGCGTTGGTGCCGATACTTTTGACCTCGTGGTTGACCCGTTTCGAACCGCAGACTGCGTTTCTGGTCTCCGGTGCGTCTGTTTCGATGAACTACAACCTTTTGATGATTCTGGAAGAGCGTCTGGCCGAACGGATCGCAAAGGTTGAGAGACGGATCGCTCTCTAAGATACGTCTTTCCACTCGCCGCCGTAAATATATCCGGATAGCCGCCCGCTCTTTGCCAAGGATTCAAACACTGTTTCCAAGTCCTCCGAGCTTAGATGCTCAAATATTTCCGGATCAAGCACGTAACGCCCCGCGTTTATGAGACGGGAAGGCTCTTTACCCGGCTCCGGTTTTTCCTCGAAGCCGATTACCTTACGGCCTTTCAACCTTGCGACCCCGTAACGAGAAGGGTCTTCTACCGTCGTCAACGCCATGGTCGCTACCGATTCATTCGACCGATGGAAACGATACATTTCATCTAAATCAACATCAGCAATAACATGGCCGTTTACAACAAGGAAAGAGGATGTAAGCTCCGCTTCTAGCTTTTCAAGAGCAGCTGCGGTGCCGGAAACTGATTCGTCTTCAACGTACTCTATACTAATACCTTCATAGCTTTTACCGAACTCTTTCCGAATTCTTTCCTTATTTTTACCTGTTAGAAGCACAACACGTCTAATTCCCTGACCAGATAGATTCTCAAGAATATTTGAAAGAATGGAGCGGCCATTGTAAAGCTCTAAAGATTTAAGCTCTGGGTCTCCACAAAGTATTACGGCCGTATCAAGTCCTTGGGCGTCAAAATATTTTGAAAGTATTTCTTCGACAGTTTGAGAGCGATTATGGCTTTTTCTCTCGGCTTCAGCATCCAGGCGGTCAACTAGAGATTCTTCCAGCGTTAAAGAGACCCTTTTCTTCGACATATTACATTTGTATTACTTGATATTTTTTAAGCTGAGTCAGCCCCTACTTTTGAACCTCATTGACAACCACCAACCTGTGAAAGGCAAAATAGACGGCGGAAAAATAGCAGCAGAGATAGAAAAAGAGCTGGAAAAAACGGATAGAAAGCCCCGGCTGGAAATAGTTCTGGTAGGCGACCATGAGGCATCCCGAACCTTTGTAAACGAGAAACTGGAGTTAGCTCAGAAAATAAACTTCGAAGCACATCTAACAGAGCTAGCCGAAGACGTAGATGAAAGAAAACTCCTGAAAAAAATCGAAGAGTTCAACAAAGATCAGAAAATAGACGGTATACTAATACAACTGCCTCTACCGGACCACATAGATGAGAACAAAGTTTTCTCAACTTTATCACCTCGGAAAGACGTTGACGGACTAACACCTGAGAATCTAGGGAAGTTAGTGCGTGGAAATCCAGCAATTAGACCCGCAGCAGTCGAAGGCATACTTACACTACTTAAAGCCAGAAACATAGAACTTAAAAGTGAAAACATAGTTGTTGTCAACAACTCTGTGCTTATAGGCCGGCCTCTAGGCCTGAGCCTTGGTCAGGAAGGCGCTACTGTGACTTTATGCCATGAGAAAACCGAGAACCTGGGAGCGCATCTGAGTTCAGCGGACATAATCGTGACTGCGACAGGAAAACAGAGTCTAATCGAACCTTCGGACGTGGAAACCGACTGCGTTGTGATCGATGCCGGATACGAATCAGGTCAGGGAGACATACCGAACCCCGAGGAATTTGCTCGTAAATCGCTGATAGCTCCGGTTCCGAACGGTCTCGGACCTGTAACAGTTGCTTGTACGATGAAAAACCTGTTAAAGCTCCACAGAAACCTTTAATCTGCTTTATGTATGTTTAAATCTAGGTAGTACCGTTGACCGTCTTTCTCAAAGTAAGCAGTGTTTTCCCCGTCGAAGCTGAGTCCGCGCAGCCTATCGATTAACTCTCCGGCCTTCATTCTTTCATTAAGATCGATCTCAGATAACTCTTCTAGTTCTTTGCTGTAATGGACGTTACCTTCCTCGAGCTGCTGTTTTTCAGCTCTGATTCCTTCCTTGATTCTCGGCCAGAACTCCTTGAACTGCTCGAACTGTGCGTTCATTAAACGATCTCTAAGCGTTTTAGCAGTATCATCAGGTCTTATATCGATTTTTTCCTTGGCTATAACCGGACCTTCATCTATCTCCGGAACCATATAATGGATTGAGACCCCTGCGACCGTTTTCTCAACTATAGGCCAGATATAAGGATGGGAACCGCGGTTGAAGGGCAGATACGACGGATGGAGATTCACTATTCCTTTTTCAGGAACCTCAATTATTTCCTCCGGTACCTTGTGTTCGAAGCCTGCTGAGATCGCTATCTCAGGTTTGATCTGTTTAATCCGTTTTAGTTGTTCTTTCTCTGTTATCTCAGCTTCTATCTGTACGTCTTCTTGATCTTTTAGCCATTCAAGGACTTTTTGACCGGCCTCGTTCATCCCGAGGAAAACTACATCCATGGCTGGTTGTTCTAGGTGAAGATTCAAGTCCGTTTACCCATAGGCTGGGAACTGATAAGTGCTTGATACAGAACCATTGGTGTGAGCGACTCCGATCACGACATACTTGATAGCCTGGTGAAAGGTGCCGGCTGGACAGCTATAGGAATAGTTGTCTCGAAGTTCCTCAGCTATCTTTACCGGGCGGCAATAGCCCGTTTTGTCGGCCCAGAAGCATATGGAACCCTGTCGCTCGGAATAATGATCGTAAGCTTCGCAACCACTATCTCCGTTCTAGCCTTAAACAGCGCGATAAAGAACTTCGTGCCAAAGTACCGGGCGGAAAACGACGAAGGTGCGATAAAAGGAATAGTAACTTCGGCATTCGAAATATCGCTTCCCGTATCGCTTCTAGCCTCGGCTTCAATATTTTTACTCGCAGAGAAAATCTCTCTAGGCATCTTCAACGCACCAAACCTGATACCTGTCTTGAAAGTGTTCGCACTCGTACCACCATTCGCGGTAATATCTCAACACAGCTTCGCGCTAACGCTTGCCTACAGAAAAGCCAAGTACGAAGTACTGACACGTAGAGTTTTACAGAACGTAATACAGCTACTAGTTTCGGTAACACTCATAATAGGCAGTCTAGGCGTTGTAGGCGCAGCCATTGGCTGGCTGGCTGGCTCAGCTTTCAGCGCCGTGATCGGACTCTACATCATGGAAAAGAAGTTCGGACCAGTACTCACAAGCAAAATAAAGGGCCGAAGAGAGTACAGCAAGATCTTCCATTACTCATACCCGTTGGTTCTTTCCGGAGCAATCGCCACAGTTCTAGGATGGACCGACACCGCATTTATTGGATACTACATGGATGAAAGCGCCGTAGGACTCTACAACGCAGCCTTACCAACCGCGTTCCTGATGATGATGCCTTACACTGCTTTTTCCACACTGGCAATGCCTTCGATGAGCGAGGTCCTGGAAAGAGACGATAAAAGCCTGTCAAAAATCCTCAAGACCCTGACACGCTGGACATTCACCGTCAGCTTCCCGATGTTCGTTTTGATGGCTCTTTTCTCCGAGCAAGTACTCCACATACTGTTCGGAGCGCCTTACAGAGAAGCCGCCTTGAGTTTGACAGTTCTATCGTTCGGATATCTTTACTCAACAGCAGTAGGACACTTGGACAACGTCATCAAAGCCCTGGATCACACCGACATACTGTTCAAAAACGCATTAATCAACTTCGTTGTAAACGTAGGTTTGAACATCTACCTAATCCCTCTTTACGGAATCGTCGGCGGAGCAATCGCAACAACAGTCTCGATAATAGTCGCCGAAACAATGCTCCTAGTAGAAGTCTATCACTTCAAGAAAGTCTACCCATTCAGCAAAGACAGCGTTAAACCCGTCCTAGCCGCCGTACCCGCGCTCTTGATAGTCTATGCTGGTTTGAACCTCGCTTTCGAGACCGTGCCTCTCTGGGCCTTGATACCCGGTGCGACAGTCTTCACTCTAATCTACGGAGTTGGTGTCTTGAAAACAGGTTTGCTGAAAGACGAAGAGCTTGAAAGAATAAAGAAAGAAGGAAAAAAGATAAGAGAGCGTTTGAAGAGATAAAGAGCCGGCCTACATGTAGCCGAGCTGTCTTAGCTTATCCATAATCTCCTTATCGTCCTTGTTCTGCGCTCTACCTGCACGTTCCTTCGTGTTCTCGACGTCCTGTAGCCATGCCGGGATCTCATCTGACTTATCGGTTGAA
This genomic window contains:
- a CDS encoding sugar phosphate nucleotidyltransferase, which translates into the protein MSKKRVSLTLEESLVDRLDAEAERKSHNRSQTVEEILSKYFDAQGLDTAVILCGDPELKSLELYNGRSILSNILENLSGQGIRRVVLLTGKNKERIRKEFGKSYEGISIEYVEDESVSGTAAALEKLEAELTSSFLVVNGHVIADVDLDEMYRFHRSNESVATMALTTVEDPSRYGVARLKGRKVIGFEEKPEPGKEPSRLINAGRYVLDPEIFEHLSSEDLETVFESLAKSGRLSGYIYGGEWKDVS
- a CDS encoding flippase; translation: MSDSDHDILDSLVKGAGWTAIGIVVSKFLSYLYRAAIARFVGPEAYGTLSLGIMIVSFATTISVLALNSAIKNFVPKYRAENDEGAIKGIVTSAFEISLPVSLLASASIFLLAEKISLGIFNAPNLIPVLKVFALVPPFAVISQHSFALTLAYRKAKYEVLTRRVLQNVIQLLVSVTLIIGSLGVVGAAIGWLAGSAFSAVIGLYIMEKKFGPVLTSKIKGRREYSKIFHYSYPLVLSGAIATVLGWTDTAFIGYYMDESAVGLYNAALPTAFLMMMPYTAFSTLAMPSMSEVLERDDKSLSKILKTLTRWTFTVSFPMFVLMALFSEQVLHILFGAPYREAALSLTVLSFGYLYSTAVGHLDNVIKALDHTDILFKNALINFVVNVGLNIYLIPLYGIVGGAIATTVSIIVAETMLLVEVYHFKKVYPFSKDSVKPVLAAVPALLIVYAGLNLAFETVPLWALIPGATVFTLIYGVGVLKTGLLKDEELERIKKEGKKIRERLKR
- a CDS encoding formyltransferase family protein — encoded protein: MDVVFLGMNEAGQKVLEWLKDQEDVQIEAEITEKEQLKRIKQIKPEIAISAGFEHKVPEEIIEVPEKGIVNLHPSYLPFNRGSHPYIWPIVEKTVAGVSIHYMVPEIDEGPVIAKEKIDIRPDDTAKTLRDRLMNAQFEQFKEFWPRIKEGIRAEKQQLEEGNVHYSKELEELSEIDLNERMKAGELIDRLRGLSFDGENTAYFEKDGQRYYLDLNIHKAD
- a CDS encoding bifunctional 5,10-methylenetetrahydrofolate dehydrogenase/5,10-methenyltetrahydrofolate cyclohydrolase; this encodes MKGKIDGGKIAAEIEKELEKTDRKPRLEIVLVGDHEASRTFVNEKLELAQKINFEAHLTELAEDVDERKLLKKIEEFNKDQKIDGILIQLPLPDHIDENKVFSTLSPRKDVDGLTPENLGKLVRGNPAIRPAAVEGILTLLKARNIELKSENIVVVNNSVLIGRPLGLSLGQEGATVTLCHEKTENLGAHLSSADIIVTATGKQSLIEPSDVETDCVVIDAGYESGQGDIPNPEEFARKSLIAPVPNGLGPVTVACTMKNLLKLHRNL
- a CDS encoding SDR family NAD(P)-dependent oxidoreductase, coding for MKKALVTGGAGFIGSNLVEKLVEQDIQVVVLDDLYLGDEKNLEAVKDDIEFINGSVLDEKKVEKAVADVDTVFHLAARSSSPMHKEDAAEGANVNVTGFVNTVEAAKQAGVEKVVYASTSSMYGSVKPPHTEEDDVRPPNLYTASKLAREVYADCYSYREEIQTTGLRFFSVYGPHEKSKGKFANIVTQFLWKIQNGESPVIWGDGKQQRDLVYVEDVANALIKAAETRKELDGEVFNVGTGRPQSFNTVVKELNNVLGTDIEAEHVENPRDNYVEQHCADLEKTEQVLGWEPEYSFEQGLEKIAEYYS
- a CDS encoding lysylphosphatidylglycerol synthase transmembrane domain-containing protein, coding for MNRRRLIETLTSLLLVSVLIYFADLGRTVQTLSKVKLEYYGLGVLLFLSTYLASGRRWQIIAESTGHEMNLLDAIRVVAVSYSFNKLLPWNFGDMVRSKISESYHNVESHGNILGGAGFERVLDAASISFIIGVAAVFTTTGSQVTGTVAAFAAVFIIGAMLVYSGKLDGVIDHFPDRFSGFLEETLGGFRAVSLTELLEVLTLSQIKWWTEAIIFYVLALSISSGLGFWDAAIVTSIMSVFSALPISPAGIGPGDAAATGLLVYTGIPYSTALSLVVLQRTIGVMVQGVIGAIIYGFDL